In one Chryseobacterium camelliae genomic region, the following are encoded:
- the arsB gene encoding ACR3 family arsenite efflux transporter has protein sequence MQPKLKFLDRYLTFWIFLAMIAGVGLGYYFPDISQVTKSFSSGTTNIPLAIGLILMMYPPLAKVDYSLLPKVFKDKKVISVSLFLNWMVGPVLMFVLAIVFLRNEPDYMVGLILIGLARCIAMVIVWNDLAKGNREYAALLVALNSVFQIVSYSFFVWLFINVLPQKLGLGSFTVSVPIYEVIESVLIYLGIPFLAGFLSRYLLIKNKGKDWYNRKYIPMISPITLYALLFTIVLMFSLKGDKILELPMDVVQIAIPLIIYFVLMFFISFFVNKLMRVPYDKNISIAFTATGNNFELAIAVSIAVFGIHSAQAFVGVIGPLVEVPVFILLVKVSLYFKQRYKRL, from the coding sequence ATGCAGCCTAAATTAAAATTTCTTGATAGGTATTTAACATTTTGGATATTTCTGGCAATGATTGCAGGTGTAGGATTAGGATATTATTTCCCTGATATTTCACAGGTTACAAAATCATTTTCTTCCGGAACAACCAATATACCTTTGGCGATCGGTCTTATTCTTATGATGTATCCTCCTTTGGCAAAAGTGGATTATAGCCTGCTCCCGAAGGTTTTTAAAGATAAAAAAGTAATATCAGTTTCATTGTTTCTAAACTGGATGGTAGGTCCGGTTTTGATGTTTGTTCTTGCAATTGTTTTTCTCAGAAATGAACCTGATTATATGGTAGGGCTGATTCTGATAGGTTTGGCAAGATGTATCGCTATGGTAATTGTCTGGAATGATCTTGCGAAGGGCAATCGTGAATATGCGGCTTTGCTGGTTGCATTAAATAGTGTTTTTCAAATTGTTTCTTATAGTTTTTTTGTATGGCTTTTTATTAATGTTCTTCCTCAGAAATTAGGACTCGGGAGCTTCACAGTTTCTGTTCCGATATATGAAGTGATAGAAAGCGTACTAATTTATTTAGGAATTCCTTTCTTAGCCGGTTTCTTATCTCGCTATCTTCTTATTAAGAATAAAGGAAAAGACTGGTACAACCGGAAGTATATTCCAATGATTTCACCAATTACTCTTTATGCATTATTATTTACAATTGTTTTGATGTTTAGTCTGAAAGGCGATAAAATATTAGAACTCCCTATGGATGTTGTACAAATTGCGATACCTCTGATCATTTATTTTGTCTTGATGTTTTTTATCAGCTTTTTTGTAAACAAGCTTATGAGAGTTCCCTATGATAAGAATATTTCGATTGCTTTTACAGCAACGGGAAATAATTTTGAACTGGCTATTGCCGTAAGTATTGCTGTATTTGGAATTCACTCTGCTCAGGCTTTTGTAGGAGTTATCGGCCCTCTGGTTGAAGTTCCTGTATTCATTCTTTTAGTAAAAGTAAGTTTGTACTTTAAACAAAGATATAAGAGGCTCTAA
- a CDS encoding low molecular weight phosphatase family protein has protein sequence MNPKLSAYVENILQQEITDDRKRILQPLIDYIQQKVKDLKPIHLNFICTHNSRRSHLAQIWAQTASHYYAISDTQCYSGGTEATALFPKIAETLSDVGFNVWKLSEAENSIYAIKFDGNALPVIGFSKKYDDVFNPVSDFAAIMTCSQADDGCPFILGVEKRVPITFEDPKISDHTPEQTKVYSERSLQIASEMFYVFSQIKK, from the coding sequence ATGAATCCAAAATTGTCAGCATATGTTGAAAATATTCTTCAACAGGAAATTACCGATGATCGAAAAAGAATTTTGCAACCTTTAATCGATTATATTCAGCAGAAGGTTAAAGATCTGAAACCTATTCATCTCAATTTCATATGTACACACAATTCCCGAAGAAGCCATTTGGCTCAGATCTGGGCTCAGACAGCGAGTCATTATTATGCTATTTCTGATACTCAGTGTTATTCGGGAGGCACAGAAGCAACGGCATTGTTTCCTAAGATTGCAGAAACATTGTCTGACGTAGGTTTTAATGTGTGGAAATTAAGCGAAGCTGAAAATTCGATTTACGCGATAAAATTCGATGGAAATGCATTGCCTGTTATCGGGTTTTCTAAAAAATATGATGATGTATTCAACCCGGTAAGTGATTTTGCAGCAATTATGACCTGCTCTCAGGCAGACGATGGCTGTCCTTTTATCCTTGGTGTTGAAAAGCGGGTTCCTATTACTTTTGAAGATCCGAAAATTTCAGATCATACCCCTGAGCAAACCAAAGTTTATAGCGAAAGAAGCTTGCAGATTGCCTCAGAAATGTTTTATGTTTTTTCACAAATAAAGAAATAG
- a CDS encoding DUF6428 family protein: MTLEQIKEILPTLDHVEFELENGQFVPEHFHVTEIGMVTKNFIDCGGTIRKEEKVNFQLWNADDDEHRLKPGKLLHIIHLSEEKLGIGNFEIEVEYQDTTIGKYDLEFNGKHFVLKNKLTACLAQDACGIPPQKQKVNLSELSGNKQNSCSPNSGCC, encoded by the coding sequence ATGACATTAGAACAAATCAAAGAAATTCTTCCAACATTAGACCATGTGGAATTTGAGCTTGAAAACGGACAATTTGTACCGGAACATTTTCATGTAACAGAAATCGGAATGGTGACCAAAAACTTCATCGATTGCGGAGGAACCATTAGAAAAGAGGAAAAAGTAAATTTCCAGCTTTGGAATGCGGATGATGATGAACATCGTTTAAAACCGGGAAAGCTCCTTCATATCATTCATCTTTCAGAAGAGAAATTAGGCATCGGAAATTTTGAAATTGAAGTGGAATATCAGGACACAACGATCGGAAAGTATGATCTTGAATTCAACGGAAAGCATTTTGTTTTAAAAAATAAGCTGACAGCTTGTCTTGCTCAGGATGCGTGCGGAATTCCTCCACAAAAACAAAAAGTTAATTTGAGTGAACTGTCCGGAAATAAGCAGAACTCCTGTTCTCCTAACTCGGGTTGCTGCTAA
- a CDS encoding ArsR/SmtB family transcription factor: MGATKTDFFTEQQNKMATIAKALGHPARIAIIEYLLKVNECICGDIVNELPLAQPTVSQHLKELKNAGLIKGNIEGNSICYCIDEKAFEVLNVFFSNVITTAKKQSCC; encoded by the coding sequence ATGGGAGCAACCAAAACCGATTTTTTCACCGAACAGCAAAATAAGATGGCAACAATTGCCAAAGCTTTGGGGCATCCTGCAAGAATTGCCATTATTGAATATTTGTTAAAGGTAAATGAATGTATTTGCGGAGACATTGTGAATGAACTTCCATTGGCACAGCCTACCGTTTCTCAACATTTAAAGGAATTGAAGAACGCAGGATTAATCAAAGGGAATATAGAAGGAAATTCAATTTGTTATTGTATCGACGAAAAAGCATTTGAAGTTCTGAATGTATTTTTCTCTAATGTAATCACAACTGCAAAAAAGCAAAGCTGCTGCTGA
- a CDS encoding NAD(P)/FAD-dependent oxidoreductase codes for MQNKFDVIIIGGSYAGLSAAMALGRSLRNVLIIDSGKPCNRQTPHSHNFITHDGKTPKEISDLAKAQVLQYKTVQFLNGIVIKMEKNAENFIVKTENGDTFYAKKLILASGVKDMMPDIPGFSECWGISVIHCPYCHGYEVKGQVTGILSNGDIAFDFSKLVFNLTKDLTLFTNGKSTLNEEQIEKFNQNKINIHEDEIEEIQHENGNIQKIVFKNGKEVSLQALYAKIGFEQNINLNDLGIELNENGFIKVDMMHRTNIPGVFACGDNVTMMRSVANAVAQGNFAGAVVNKELSEEEF; via the coding sequence ATGCAAAATAAATTTGACGTCATTATCATCGGAGGAAGCTATGCGGGTTTATCAGCAGCAATGGCTTTAGGAAGATCGCTACGAAATGTTTTGATTATTGATAGCGGAAAACCATGTAACCGACAGACTCCGCATTCTCATAATTTCATTACACATGACGGAAAAACTCCGAAAGAGATTTCCGATCTGGCAAAAGCTCAGGTCTTGCAATATAAAACAGTACAATTTCTGAATGGAATTGTCATAAAGATGGAGAAAAATGCTGAAAATTTTATCGTCAAAACTGAAAACGGTGATACATTCTATGCTAAAAAACTTATTCTGGCTTCGGGAGTTAAAGACATGATGCCGGATATTCCCGGTTTTTCTGAATGTTGGGGAATTTCTGTAATTCATTGTCCGTATTGTCACGGGTACGAAGTAAAAGGACAGGTAACCGGAATTCTTTCTAACGGAGATATAGCCTTTGATTTTTCAAAGCTGGTATTCAATTTAACAAAAGATCTGACCTTGTTCACCAATGGAAAATCTACTTTAAATGAAGAACAAATTGAGAAATTCAATCAGAATAAAATCAATATTCATGAAGATGAAATAGAAGAAATTCAGCATGAAAACGGAAACATTCAGAAAATCGTTTTTAAGAACGGAAAAGAAGTTTCCTTACAAGCATTGTATGCAAAAATCGGTTTCGAACAAAATATCAATCTTAATGATCTCGGAATTGAATTGAATGAAAACGGCTTCATCAAAGTAGATATGATGCATAGAACAAATATTCCGGGAGTTTTTGCCTGTGGAGATAATGTGACCATGATGAGGTCTGTTGCGAATGCGGTTGCACAAGGTAATTTTGCCGGAGCTGTTGTGAATAAAGAGCTGTCTGAAGAAGAGTTTTAG
- a CDS encoding Fur family transcriptional regulator — MAKRNTITKQLILDSLKKSKSAVNQEILQKELGEAVDRATIYRVLNSFCEDGIVHKILGDDGKYYFAICVNCSEKKHQHNHFHFRCLSCEKIECLPNEMEVKLPEGYQSVNFNGFISGYCKDCLNS, encoded by the coding sequence ATGGCAAAGAGAAATACCATCACCAAGCAATTAATTCTGGACTCTTTAAAGAAATCCAAGTCTGCGGTGAATCAGGAAATTTTACAAAAAGAATTGGGAGAAGCTGTAGACCGTGCAACAATTTACCGGGTTTTAAACAGTTTTTGTGAAGACGGAATTGTTCACAAGATATTGGGCGATGACGGAAAATACTATTTTGCCATTTGCGTGAATTGTTCCGAAAAAAAACATCAACACAATCATTTTCACTTCAGATGTTTATCCTGTGAAAAAATCGAATGTTTACCGAATGAAATGGAAGTAAAATTACCGGAAGGCTATCAATCGGTCAATTTTAACGGTTTTATTTCCGGGTATTGTAAGGATTGCTTGAATTCTTAA
- a CDS encoding efflux RND transporter periplasmic adaptor subunit, producing MKKKFTWKKAIYIVLGVLLVAALFSGISYLIKSNSKKDEIFLTRKPRIQNMDDKVMATGKIVPKEEIEIKPNIAGIIDKILVDEGDKVEVGQLIATVRIVPNLSDVNSAQQNVANSQLQISNAKLNVDNMQKQFAMQAKLYKQGVISKQEYLNAQQQLYSQQQTLKNAQQQLTTAQKTLQIAKTGSTPELQGLATTQIRSKASGTVLEVPVKVGSQVIEANSFNAGTTICSIADLNSLIFQGEIDEAQAGKLKQGMSMNIVIGALQNKTFPGKLTMIAPKGKDTSGTIKFPVEGDVDNPNNEYIRAGFSANGEIVLKSEKNALLLDESLVQYEKKNGKDVPFVEVKQKDGKFKKVYIKLGASDGINVQILPGSGIDQNSEVKVWNPSDKDKEELKEKSKK from the coding sequence ATGAAAAAGAAATTCACTTGGAAAAAAGCCATTTATATTGTTTTAGGCGTTTTGCTCGTGGCTGCATTGTTCTCAGGAATTAGTTACCTTATAAAATCCAACTCTAAAAAAGATGAGATTTTCCTTACCAGAAAGCCGCGCATTCAAAATATGGATGATAAGGTAATGGCTACGGGAAAAATTGTTCCGAAAGAAGAAATTGAAATCAAACCGAATATTGCCGGTATTATTGATAAAATTTTGGTAGATGAAGGAGATAAAGTAGAAGTGGGACAGTTGATCGCAACCGTAAGAATCGTTCCGAATCTTTCTGATGTGAACAGTGCTCAGCAAAATGTGGCCAATTCCCAGCTTCAGATCAGCAATGCCAAGTTGAATGTGGATAATATGCAGAAGCAGTTTGCCATGCAGGCGAAATTATACAAACAGGGTGTGATCTCAAAACAGGAATACTTAAATGCTCAACAGCAATTATATTCTCAGCAGCAGACTCTTAAAAATGCTCAGCAACAGCTAACTACCGCACAAAAAACATTGCAGATTGCAAAAACAGGGTCAACACCTGAACTGCAAGGATTGGCGACGACGCAGATTCGTTCCAAAGCATCGGGAACAGTGCTTGAAGTGCCTGTAAAAGTGGGAAGTCAGGTAATTGAAGCCAACTCTTTCAACGCGGGTACAACAATTTGTTCGATTGCAGATCTTAACTCTTTGATTTTCCAGGGAGAAATTGATGAAGCGCAAGCCGGAAAATTAAAGCAAGGAATGAGTATGAATATTGTAATTGGTGCTTTACAAAATAAAACTTTCCCGGGGAAACTTACGATGATTGCTCCTAAAGGAAAAGATACAAGCGGAACGATCAAATTTCCTGTAGAAGGGGATGTTGATAACCCGAATAATGAATATATCAGAGCCGGTTTTTCTGCCAATGGAGAAATTGTTTTGAAATCTGAAAAAAATGCTTTGTTGTTGGATGAATCTTTAGTTCAGTATGAAAAGAAGAACGGGAAAGATGTTCCTTTTGTTGAAGTAAAACAAAAAGACGGAAAGTTCAAAAAAGTATATATTAAATTAGGAGCCAGTGACGGAATCAATGTCCAGATTCTTCCGGGATCAGGAATTGATCAGAATTCTGAAGTGAAAGTTTGGAACCCGTCTGATAAAGACAAAGAAGAGCTGAAAGAAAAGTCAAAAAAATAG
- a CDS encoding ABC transporter permease, with protein MNIIFKKDTWQEIYYSLRNNKLRTFLTMIGVGWGMFLYVSLLGAAKGMENGFDKLFSGFATNSIFLWAQNTAIPYDGFPKGRQLHLNLPDIQMLKNKIPEIDYISPQNSRGSFTGTPGESMSRNGKNAVYSLTGDYPVGNKISEKKLIFGRYINDADVSGNKNVVVIGEEIYKNFFEAKKNENPLGKSINIKGIFFNVVGVFRVKKGGGFENDRTAFIPLSTYTKMYNAADQIDMFAIVSKPNADVNQVEEKVKLALKARNKVSPEDTNAFGSFNLGKEFKKLTGFLTGMQLLTIIVGTLTILAGVIAISNILLITVKERTKEIGIRRALGAKPSEVRNQILLESVVITLSSGLIGFILGIFLLMILNAMTQNQDSFPFYNPTVNYGNVFSAMSVMVVLGLIIGMIPAQRAVKIRPIEALRTE; from the coding sequence ATGAATATCATATTCAAAAAAGATACTTGGCAGGAAATTTATTATTCATTGAGAAATAATAAGCTTCGTACGTTCCTTACGATGATTGGTGTGGGTTGGGGAATGTTTTTATATGTAAGTCTTTTGGGAGCTGCCAAAGGAATGGAAAACGGTTTTGATAAATTATTTTCCGGTTTTGCGACCAATTCTATCTTTCTTTGGGCTCAGAATACGGCAATTCCTTATGATGGCTTTCCGAAAGGGAGACAGCTGCATCTTAACTTACCCGATATTCAGATGCTTAAAAATAAAATTCCGGAAATTGATTATATCTCTCCACAAAATTCACGGGGAAGTTTTACGGGAACACCGGGAGAATCAATGTCCAGGAACGGGAAAAATGCAGTTTATTCTTTAACGGGAGATTATCCTGTAGGGAATAAAATATCTGAGAAAAAACTGATTTTTGGCAGATACATTAATGATGCCGATGTTTCAGGAAATAAAAATGTAGTCGTCATCGGAGAAGAAATTTATAAAAACTTTTTTGAGGCTAAAAAGAATGAAAATCCGTTGGGGAAATCAATTAATATTAAAGGGATTTTCTTTAACGTAGTAGGAGTTTTCAGGGTGAAAAAAGGAGGAGGCTTTGAAAACGACCGAACAGCTTTTATCCCGCTTTCAACCTATACAAAAATGTATAATGCAGCAGATCAGATCGATATGTTTGCGATTGTGAGTAAGCCTAATGCAGATGTCAATCAGGTAGAAGAAAAAGTGAAACTGGCTTTAAAGGCAAGAAATAAGGTTTCACCGGAAGATACCAATGCGTTCGGAAGCTTCAACTTAGGTAAGGAATTTAAAAAACTGACAGGTTTTCTTACCGGAATGCAGCTGTTAACTATTATAGTAGGAACACTAACGATTCTTGCAGGGGTAATTGCCATTTCCAATATCTTATTGATTACCGTAAAAGAACGTACCAAAGAAATCGGGATTCGTAGAGCATTGGGAGCGAAGCCTTCAGAAGTGAGAAATCAGATTTTACTGGAAAGCGTTGTGATCACATTGTCCTCCGGTTTGATAGGATTTATATTGGGGATTTTCCTTCTGATGATTTTAAATGCAATGACCCAGAATCAGGATTCATTCCCGTTTTATAATCCTACTGTTAATTACGGAAATGTGTTCAGTGCGATGTCGGTAATGGTTGTTTTAGGGTTGATTATCGGAATGATTCCTGCGCAGCGTGCCGTAAAGATCAGGCCTATCGAAGCTTTAAGAACAGAATAA
- a CDS encoding four helix bundle protein: MFLNLNHYNLDVYKSARSLRWECYKILPKLPDCERFNLVDQVRRASTSVVLNITEGCSRKSENERKRYFEIARGSVIELDSCFDIIIENEYLKIDELESAGNILKTTFILLSGMLK; encoded by the coding sequence ATGTTTTTAAATCTTAATCATTATAATTTAGATGTTTATAAATCTGCAAGAAGCCTTAGATGGGAATGCTATAAGATTTTACCAAAACTTCCAGACTGCGAAAGATTTAATCTTGTTGATCAGGTAAGAAGAGCTTCTACTTCAGTGGTCTTAAATATTACTGAAGGTTGTTCCAGAAAGTCGGAAAATGAAAGAAAAAGATATTTTGAAATAGCGCGAGGTTCAGTTATTGAATTAGATTCATGTTTTGATATAATTATTGAAAATGAATATTTAAAAATAGATGAATTAGAGTCTGCGGGAAACATTTTGAAAACAACATTTATTTTGTTAAGTGGTATGTTAAAATGA
- a CDS encoding ABC transporter permease, with protein sequence MFDLDRWQEIFSSIRSNVLRTVLSGFTVALGLFIFIVLFGIGKGLQNAFTEGFARDAQNLISIFTGKTTVAYKGLQSDRTVTMNNDDYDFLVGTDKEKVGYATPRYTANLMVKYGKESGNYQINGADTEEKYIENRKILEGRYLTPTDLERKQNVAVIGRMVQRDLIKNGSPIGKDLDINGTMFKVVGVFSDDGGDWDERHITIPISTLQQMKKGSDTVSTVYIAYNDKLTPQEAIKYGDELKDKLKARKSVSPDDENGVRVWNNAQNMNDTFMFMAVLTGIVGFIGLGTLIAGIIGISNIMVYIVKERTKEIGVRKAIGAKPKSIVALIVQESVVITVVSGFVGVGLGVLALSLIGSRLEEFFIKDPHVGWGDIFMAFLALVFSGFIAGFVPAYRASKIKPIEALRTE encoded by the coding sequence ATGTTTGACCTCGATCGTTGGCAGGAAATATTCAGTTCTATCCGCAGTAATGTATTGCGGACGGTACTTTCAGGGTTTACAGTAGCTTTGGGTTTGTTTATTTTTATTGTGCTTTTTGGTATCGGAAAAGGGCTTCAGAATGCTTTTACGGAAGGATTTGCGAGAGATGCCCAAAATTTAATATCCATTTTTACAGGTAAAACAACCGTTGCTTATAAAGGGCTTCAGTCTGACAGGACGGTGACGATGAATAATGATGATTATGATTTTCTGGTAGGAACCGATAAAGAAAAAGTTGGGTACGCTACGCCGAGATATACCGCAAATTTGATGGTGAAATATGGTAAAGAAAGCGGAAATTATCAGATTAACGGAGCAGATACGGAAGAAAAATATATAGAAAACAGAAAAATTCTTGAAGGGCGCTATCTTACTCCCACCGATTTGGAAAGAAAGCAAAATGTGGCGGTAATCGGGAGAATGGTGCAAAGAGATTTAATTAAAAACGGAAGTCCTATCGGGAAAGATCTGGATATTAACGGAACCATGTTTAAAGTAGTCGGAGTTTTCTCCGATGATGGTGGTGACTGGGATGAAAGACATATTACCATTCCTATTTCAACGTTACAGCAGATGAAAAAAGGTTCCGATACGGTAAGTACGGTTTATATTGCCTACAATGATAAACTGACTCCGCAGGAAGCGATAAAATACGGAGACGAATTAAAAGATAAGTTGAAGGCGCGAAAAAGTGTTTCCCCTGATGATGAGAACGGAGTCCGTGTCTGGAACAATGCACAGAATATGAATGATACCTTTATGTTTATGGCGGTGCTTACCGGGATTGTAGGATTTATCGGATTAGGAACTTTGATTGCCGGAATTATCGGGATCAGTAATATCATGGTGTATATTGTAAAAGAGCGTACCAAAGAAATCGGAGTAAGAAAAGCGATTGGTGCAAAACCAAAAAGTATTGTTGCTTTAATTGTTCAGGAAAGTGTTGTAATTACGGTAGTTTCGGGCTTTGTAGGAGTGGGATTGGGAGTGTTAGCTTTGAGCTTGATAGGGAGCCGTTTGGAAGAATTTTTCATAAAAGATCCGCATGTAGGTTGGGGAGATATTTTTATGGCATTTTTAGCATTGGTATTTTCAGGATTTATTGCAGGTTTTGTGCCTGCATACCGGGCTTCGAAAATTAAACCTATTGAAGCGCTTAGAACAGAATAA
- a CDS encoding ABC transporter ATP-binding protein codes for MLVIQNLHKSYDTGKSKLHVLKGINLNIDEGEFVSIMGSSGSGKSTLLNIIGILDEKDSGTYELDGVPIEHLSEVKAAEYRSRFLGFIFQSFNLIGYKTALENVALPLYYQNVSRKERNQKAMEYLEKVGLAQWANHLPNELSGGQKQRVAIARALITDPKVILADEPTGALDSKTTHDIMKLLQEINNGGKTIIVVTHEPDVAAQTKRNVILKDGIIESDAFIKQLVL; via the coding sequence ATGTTAGTAATTCAGAATTTACATAAGTCATACGACACGGGTAAGAGTAAATTACACGTTCTCAAAGGAATCAACCTTAATATTGACGAAGGAGAATTTGTTTCTATTATGGGAAGTTCGGGTTCCGGAAAATCTACTCTTCTTAATATCATAGGTATTTTGGATGAAAAAGATTCAGGAACTTATGAATTGGATGGCGTTCCTATCGAGCATTTGTCTGAGGTAAAAGCTGCGGAATACAGAAGTAGGTTTTTGGGTTTTATCTTTCAGTCTTTTAATTTGATTGGATATAAAACGGCTTTAGAGAATGTGGCGCTTCCGTTATACTATCAGAATGTATCAAGAAAAGAGCGAAATCAGAAAGCAATGGAGTATCTGGAAAAGGTAGGTCTTGCTCAATGGGCGAATCACCTTCCGAATGAGCTTTCCGGAGGTCAGAAACAAAGAGTTGCCATTGCAAGAGCCTTGATTACAGATCCTAAAGTGATTTTAGCCGACGAACCTACCGGTGCGCTCGACTCAAAAACAACGCACGATATTATGAAACTGCTTCAGGAGATTAACAATGGCGGAAAGACAATCATTGTTGTGACCCACGAACCTGATGTGGCTGCACAAACCAAAAGAAATGTCATCCTGAAAGACGGAATTATAGAAAGTGATGCATTTATAAAGCAATTGGTTTTATAG
- a CDS encoding ribonucleotide-diphosphate reductase subunit beta: MGIFDKRVSYKPFEYPEVLQFVEAINKSFWVHSEVDFTADVQDFHSQLEPHEKHAVKNALLAIAQIEVSVKTFWGNLYNHLPKPELNGLGATFAECEFRHSEAYSRLLEVLGYNEEFANVVEIPAVKKRIDFLSNVLKHANSATPKEYVSSLLLFSILIENVSLFSQFAIILSFTRFKGYMKNVSNIIAWTSVDEQIHANAGIYLINKIREEQPGLLTDSDIEDIYTLVDQSVELEGEILDWIFELGELSVFSKEDLLNFMKYRVDDSLKKINMKTKYNVSPEQYRPMVWFEEEVFANSMDDFFAKRPVDYTKHDKSITANDLF, translated from the coding sequence ATGGGAATTTTTGATAAAAGAGTAAGTTATAAGCCATTTGAATATCCGGAGGTTCTTCAATTCGTAGAAGCGATCAATAAATCGTTTTGGGTACATTCGGAAGTAGACTTTACTGCAGATGTTCAGGATTTTCATTCACAACTGGAACCTCACGAAAAACATGCAGTGAAAAACGCCTTGTTGGCTATTGCACAAATTGAGGTATCTGTAAAAACATTCTGGGGAAATCTATACAACCACCTTCCAAAACCGGAACTTAACGGGTTGGGAGCAACTTTTGCAGAATGTGAATTCCGCCATTCGGAAGCGTATTCAAGACTGTTGGAAGTTCTGGGATACAATGAAGAATTTGCAAACGTAGTAGAAATTCCTGCTGTAAAAAAGAGAATTGATTTCTTATCAAACGTTTTGAAGCACGCGAATTCAGCAACACCGAAAGAGTATGTTTCGTCTCTTTTATTATTCAGTATTTTGATTGAAAACGTTTCGCTTTTCTCACAATTTGCGATCATCCTTTCTTTCACAAGATTTAAAGGATATATGAAAAACGTTTCTAATATTATTGCGTGGACTTCTGTTGACGAACAAATTCATGCGAATGCCGGAATTTATTTAATCAACAAAATCCGTGAGGAACAACCTGGTCTTTTAACGGATTCCGACATCGAAGACATCTATACTTTGGTAGATCAATCGGTAGAACTGGAAGGTGAAATCCTTGACTGGATCTTTGAATTAGGCGAATTAAGCGTTTTCTCAAAAGAAGACCTTTTAAACTTCATGAAATACCGTGTTGATGACAGCTTGAAGAAAATCAACATGAAAACAAAATACAACGTTTCTCCAGAACAATACAGACCAATGGTTTGGTTCGAAGAGGAAGTTTTTGCGAATTCTATGGATGATTTCTTTGCAAAGAGACCGGTAGATTACACAAAACACGATAAGAGTATTACCGCGAACGATCTTTTCTAA